One region of Drosophila subobscura isolate 14011-0131.10 chromosome J, UCBerk_Dsub_1.0, whole genome shotgun sequence genomic DNA includes:
- the LOC117895644 gene encoding regulator of MON1-CCZ1 complex isoform X2, with amino-acid sequence MENSNGIHYIELSRIPIRFDAVSQLTNVFFDDSNKQIFAVRSGGATGVVVKGPVPNEDTVISFCMNDRGGAIRSIKFSPDNQLLAVQRKENAVEFICFQGEQPLLQDIITHQVKTMIHGFVWIHNREVALISNTGVEVYTVLTEKRQVRSVKSLSISIKWFAWCCDANVALLCTTEGNSLVPVLVKQKVITKLPKVDCSPSREVQESKVTLGQVYGVLAVLILQSNSTTGMMEVEVHLLNGPGLAPRKCHVLRLSLVGRFAINTVDNLIVVHHQATGTSLLFDISLTGEVIQDITYHAPVSTGRSIKPFGLKLPSLSPDGQILQCELYSTHWVLFQPNIVIDAKLGCMWYLNLCIDPLCNLISDRIRLTEFLLQRSSGKQVLLKVLGQLVDDQYKGTLLPVLETIFSRINKIYASWVQLELQNQTAQPSNVKTTTVKHSSPPIVLIEQLDMVQIFQRIAKRPYTETILMLYLQSLSKFNIAAQEELSKMIISELIHNRSFDTLRRLVSYSMLLESKAVACFLLSHSDVNTAISQVAIDMLGKIQAHEIIVEVMLGQGKVIDALRLAKNSLGLDKVPARKFLEAAHKTRDDLIFHSVFRFFQMRNLKLYETLAFPKAEQCTEFIQHYNGTFPTDNSLRPQII; translated from the exons ATGGAAAATTCGAATGGAATCCATTATATTGAGCTGTCGAGGATTCCCATACGCTTCGATGCCGTCAGCCAGCTAACGAACGTCTTCTTCGATGACTCGAACAAGCAG ATCTTTGCTGTGCGGTCGGGTGGTGCCACTGGGGTTGTCGTCAAGGGCCCTGTCCCCAACGAAGACACGGTTATATCCTTTTGCATGAACGATCGTGGTGGAGCGATTCGTTCGATTAAATTCTCGCCGGATAATCAACTACTGGCTGTGCAGCGAAAAGAGAACGCAGTGGAGTTCATCTGCTTCCAGGGggagcagccactgctgcaggACATCATCACGCATCAGGTGAAGACTATGATCCATGGCTTCGTGTGGATCCACAACCGGGAAGTGGCCCTGATATCCAACACAGGTGTTGAGGTATACACCGTGTTGACGGAGAAGCGTCAGGTGCGCTCTGTCAAGTCCCTGAGCATTAGCATCAAGTGGTTCGCCTGGTGCTGCGATGCCAATGTGGCCCTGCTCTGCACCACCGAAGGCAACAGCCTGGTGCCCGTTCTGGTCAAGCAGAAGGTCATCACCAAGCTCCCAAAGGTGGACT GCAGTCCCAGTCGCGAGGTCCAGGAAAGCAAAGTCACCCTGGGACAAGTGTATGGCGTCCTGGCTGTGCTCATACTCCAGTCGAACAGCACAACGGGCATGATGGAAGTGGAGGTGCATCTGTTGAACGGTCCAGGACTGGCTCCACGAAAATGCCATGTGCTGCGCCTCAGCCTCGTTGGGCGCTTTGCCATCAATACGGTGGATAATCTGATTGTGGTGCACCATCAGGCCACTGGGACATCGCTGCTCTTCGATATATCCCTCACGGGCGAGGTCATTCAGGACATCACATACCATGCGCCCGTTTCAACGGGTCGTTCCATCAAACCCTTTGGTCTGAAGCTTCCCTCGCTATCGCCCGATGGACAAATCCTCCAATGCGAGCTGT ACTCCACCCATTGGGTGCTGTTCCAGCCAAATATCGTGATCGACGCAAAGCTGGGATGCATGTGGTACCTGAATCTGTGCATTGATCCGCTGTGTAATCTGATCTCCGATCGCATACGTCTAACAGAGTTCTTGCTGCAGcgcagcagtggcaagcagGTTCTGCTGAAGGTCCTGGGACAGCTGGTGGACGATCAATACAAGGGCACGCTGCTGCCCGTCCTGGAGACCATTTTCAGCAGGATAAACAAGATTTATGC CTCCTGGGtgcagttggagctgcagAATCAGACGGCTCAGCCCTCGAATGTAAAGACAACTACGGTGAAGCACTCCTCACCGCCCATTGTCCTCATAGAGCAGCTGGATATGGTGCAGATATTCCAGAGGATAGCGAAGAGGCCCTACACCGAGACCATTTTGATGCTGTACCTCCAATCGCTGAGTAAATTCAACATTGCCGCCCAGGAGGAGCTCTCCAAGATGATCATCAGCGAGCTGATCCACAATCGCAGCTTCGATACACTGCGTCGTCTCGTTAGCTATTCCATGCTGCTGGAATCCAAGGCGGTGGCTTGCTTTCTGCTCTCCCATTCCGATGTTAATACGGCCATCTCCCAGGTGGCCATCGACATGCTGGGCAAGATTCAGGCGCATGAG ATCATCGTTGAGGTGATGTTGGGGCAGGGCAAAGTGATTGATGCCCTACGTTTGGCCAAGAACTCTTTGGGCCTTGATAAAGTCCCGGCTCGCAAATTCCTCGAGGCTGCCCATAAGACCAGAGATGATTTAATATTTCACAGTGTTTTCCGGTTCTTTCAGATGAGAAATCTAAAATTGTATGAGACTCTGGCTTTTCCCAAAG CGGAACAGTGCACGGAGTTTATACAGCATTATAATGGCACTTTTCCCACGGACAACTCCCTGAGGCCTCAAATAATTTGA
- the LOC117893664 gene encoding BTB/POZ domain-containing protein 9-like, translated as MSTQDNNTDGIQTIAMDMGRLFMNDLYSDVVFLVEDQRLPAHRLVLAARCEYFRAMLYGDMAESKKHEIQLEVPLEAFKSILEYLYSDKLTFAKIGMDKTLDVLNLAHLYGLEYVGTAINKYLEQKLAVNNVCVILNAARLYDMPELTNKCLDFMNTNSLALLQSDSIQMLSKEAFGELLRQDHFFAPEVELFRSLCKWRENKPSEDSQTLLSLVRLPLMSVHELLHVVRPSGIFKLDDVVDAIDKVNIGKNLPYRATKLPGVSLDETHWDSVGTGFVCRFTARPVCFIRVEQCSPCTVVAIYEE; from the exons ATGAGCACCCAGGATAACAATACCGACGGCATTCAAACCATCGCCATGGACATGGGCCGTCTTTTCATGAACGATCTTTATTCGGACGTAGTTTTCCTGGTGGAGGATCAGCGGCTTCCAGCCCATCGTCTCGTTTTGGCGGCGCGCTGTGAGTACTTTCGAGCCATGCTCTACGGGGACATGGCCGAGTCAAAGAAACATGAAATTCAGCTGGAGGTGCCGCTGGAGGCTTTCAAGTCAATCCTCGAGTACCTTTACTCGGACAAGCTTACTTTTGCCAAAATTGGTATGGATAAGACATTAGATGTGCTTAACCTGGCACATCTTTACGGCTTGGAATACGTAGGGACGGCTATAAACAAATATCTTGAGCAGAAGCTAGCTGTCAACAACGTGTGCGTGATCCTGAATGCAGCGAGACTATACGATATGCCCGAACTGACCAACAAATGCTTAGATTTTATGAATACCAATTCGCTCGCCTTACTCCAAAGCGACTCCATCCAAATGCTCTCCAAGGAGGCATTTGGGGAACTCTTGCGCCAAGACCACTTCTTTGCACCCGAAGTGGAACTCTTTCGGTCTTTATGCAAATGGAGGGAGAACAAACCGAGCGAGGACAGCCAGACGCTACTTTCCCTCGTACGTCTTCCGCTCATGAGTGTCCATGAACTGTTGCACGTGGTGCGACCCTCTGGCATATTCAAACTGGACGACGTAGTGGACGCCATTGATAAAGTGAACATCGGAAAGAATCTGCCCTATCGAGCCACCAAATTGCCGGGG GTGTCACTTGACGAGACCCACTGGGATTCTGTGGGAACGGGATTTGTTTGTCGGTTTACGGCGCGTCCCGTTTGCTTCATTCGTGTGGAGCAGTGCAGTCCTTGTACAGTGGTGGCCATTTACGAAGAGTAG
- the LOC117895644 gene encoding regulator of MON1-CCZ1 complex isoform X1, whose protein sequence is MENSNGIHYIELSRIPIRFDAVSQLTNVFFDDSNKQIFAVRSGGATGVVVKGPVPNEDTVISFCMNDRGGAIRSIKFSPDNQLLAVQRKENAVEFICFQGEQPLLQDIITHQVKTMIHGFVWIHNREVALISNTGVEVYTVLTEKRQVRSVKSLSISIKWFAWCCDANVALLCTTEGNSLVPVLVKQKVITKLPKVDLGSPSREVQESKVTLGQVYGVLAVLILQSNSTTGMMEVEVHLLNGPGLAPRKCHVLRLSLVGRFAINTVDNLIVVHHQATGTSLLFDISLTGEVIQDITYHAPVSTGRSIKPFGLKLPSLSPDGQILQCELYSTHWVLFQPNIVIDAKLGCMWYLNLCIDPLCNLISDRIRLTEFLLQRSSGKQVLLKVLGQLVDDQYKGTLLPVLETIFSRINKIYASWVQLELQNQTAQPSNVKTTTVKHSSPPIVLIEQLDMVQIFQRIAKRPYTETILMLYLQSLSKFNIAAQEELSKMIISELIHNRSFDTLRRLVSYSMLLESKAVACFLLSHSDVNTAISQVAIDMLGKIQAHEIIVEVMLGQGKVIDALRLAKNSLGLDKVPARKFLEAAHKTRDDLIFHSVFRFFQMRNLKLYETLAFPKAEQCTEFIQHYNGTFPTDNSLRPQII, encoded by the exons ATGGAAAATTCGAATGGAATCCATTATATTGAGCTGTCGAGGATTCCCATACGCTTCGATGCCGTCAGCCAGCTAACGAACGTCTTCTTCGATGACTCGAACAAGCAG ATCTTTGCTGTGCGGTCGGGTGGTGCCACTGGGGTTGTCGTCAAGGGCCCTGTCCCCAACGAAGACACGGTTATATCCTTTTGCATGAACGATCGTGGTGGAGCGATTCGTTCGATTAAATTCTCGCCGGATAATCAACTACTGGCTGTGCAGCGAAAAGAGAACGCAGTGGAGTTCATCTGCTTCCAGGGggagcagccactgctgcaggACATCATCACGCATCAGGTGAAGACTATGATCCATGGCTTCGTGTGGATCCACAACCGGGAAGTGGCCCTGATATCCAACACAGGTGTTGAGGTATACACCGTGTTGACGGAGAAGCGTCAGGTGCGCTCTGTCAAGTCCCTGAGCATTAGCATCAAGTGGTTCGCCTGGTGCTGCGATGCCAATGTGGCCCTGCTCTGCACCACCGAAGGCAACAGCCTGGTGCCCGTTCTGGTCAAGCAGAAGGTCATCACCAAGCTCCCAAAGGTGGACT TAGGCAGTCCCAGTCGCGAGGTCCAGGAAAGCAAAGTCACCCTGGGACAAGTGTATGGCGTCCTGGCTGTGCTCATACTCCAGTCGAACAGCACAACGGGCATGATGGAAGTGGAGGTGCATCTGTTGAACGGTCCAGGACTGGCTCCACGAAAATGCCATGTGCTGCGCCTCAGCCTCGTTGGGCGCTTTGCCATCAATACGGTGGATAATCTGATTGTGGTGCACCATCAGGCCACTGGGACATCGCTGCTCTTCGATATATCCCTCACGGGCGAGGTCATTCAGGACATCACATACCATGCGCCCGTTTCAACGGGTCGTTCCATCAAACCCTTTGGTCTGAAGCTTCCCTCGCTATCGCCCGATGGACAAATCCTCCAATGCGAGCTGT ACTCCACCCATTGGGTGCTGTTCCAGCCAAATATCGTGATCGACGCAAAGCTGGGATGCATGTGGTACCTGAATCTGTGCATTGATCCGCTGTGTAATCTGATCTCCGATCGCATACGTCTAACAGAGTTCTTGCTGCAGcgcagcagtggcaagcagGTTCTGCTGAAGGTCCTGGGACAGCTGGTGGACGATCAATACAAGGGCACGCTGCTGCCCGTCCTGGAGACCATTTTCAGCAGGATAAACAAGATTTATGC CTCCTGGGtgcagttggagctgcagAATCAGACGGCTCAGCCCTCGAATGTAAAGACAACTACGGTGAAGCACTCCTCACCGCCCATTGTCCTCATAGAGCAGCTGGATATGGTGCAGATATTCCAGAGGATAGCGAAGAGGCCCTACACCGAGACCATTTTGATGCTGTACCTCCAATCGCTGAGTAAATTCAACATTGCCGCCCAGGAGGAGCTCTCCAAGATGATCATCAGCGAGCTGATCCACAATCGCAGCTTCGATACACTGCGTCGTCTCGTTAGCTATTCCATGCTGCTGGAATCCAAGGCGGTGGCTTGCTTTCTGCTCTCCCATTCCGATGTTAATACGGCCATCTCCCAGGTGGCCATCGACATGCTGGGCAAGATTCAGGCGCATGAG ATCATCGTTGAGGTGATGTTGGGGCAGGGCAAAGTGATTGATGCCCTACGTTTGGCCAAGAACTCTTTGGGCCTTGATAAAGTCCCGGCTCGCAAATTCCTCGAGGCTGCCCATAAGACCAGAGATGATTTAATATTTCACAGTGTTTTCCGGTTCTTTCAGATGAGAAATCTAAAATTGTATGAGACTCTGGCTTTTCCCAAAG CGGAACAGTGCACGGAGTTTATACAGCATTATAATGGCACTTTTCCCACGGACAACTCCCTGAGGCCTCAAATAATTTGA
- the LOC117895642 gene encoding vacuolar protein sorting-associated protein 8 homolog, with amino-acid sequence MSELKAPSLQSLLESDRGSTDSLLAESLQLDFEDLDDAEFAIPPTDVLPTLEAVLSEFEADSDVASELGVPVQHATPTPSIGEDSALRGDGRSGGGSIMRYTLLHGISAQLTSAGERVNAGAASACAVAAYIAVGTSHGHILNFDVTQTLRWAHQDKHGHGAVSSLAFNADSTRLLAGYARGLVAMLDTHSGDVLRELFDVITPNTGVLHVKWTSRSSLALCADAGGSVWSLSFTRKLGIRGCSSRCLFSGARGEVCAVEPLIMDSQGRHELDQYCIVALATLSKYFIVTVRPRLRVIKYHVLQGPPDCLPLLAWHLVLIQAADTSRSVDPVIVVGRGNQLFFHQLFVSNGRITLLYLRHVQLHGSLLSAHWLGPKCVASLDTSEILHLVDVRSSKELECMDMANAGLVYGSAQFKGLATGGNVSPAFALAGSNACYNSVVSRGTQLYVLGARSLHIIGVRTWSERISYLVKHHRWQEACQLALDGYVASVDRPRKRAQAKERIIMLFREYIANSARAPDYCLGSIVNCLITIGELELLWTQLWEKLQGNSRELFLQHISEHIERETIHSVNPLISQALVDYWLERSPAKLEKLILKLDWMCLDLNQVLKAVKRHRLYRAQIYLNTQALSDYTAALTELLPLVTPQETDLGNCLLVYVSSCLAGRGYPTGDIPAEQVQQVKHDVLRCLTSQHSKAGREEEELPYPYLRALLKFDTRETLNVISLAFQEREFSNELGFSHRKRIIYLLLEIMTPENAAWAEIGCLLNFIAQQISMQCLPRDRQLLQRVLSHLAQEHIEHESSRQHSERESAWHELLSSNCLADISGDEEQLALAERARCYYVVEYLLEKLQRYENILDCYIQNESRHETMFAYMERHVSVPGRCIYPQLKQHLRQLLTINAKETTRLLALHYPGRIMELLETLLKEERLLFCFLKCLNERQCELEAEQMELLLELFCKLDTAAAVEHFLATNCGYRLEQAIAIAERHRLNRAVIYLYEKQESYAKAFELSMDMLRAAAGEPAVEEAQQISALLSRSVERLPPQELERCWFTLLQYILPHQELQTITKAMLHEASQHIDLHNLVQLIMNTPHNVNSSFGDIKDLLMGMLDSSRHQTEALRTAADALCQNLHVQFARQQRVARRGLWITSTKCCICRQRLSNQTQFLVMGCCGHALHEDCLAECPQVPEEECPRCYANIPLGVDGQSSSCLWLPQANRRLLSQSSAMEMGALQLKAPPRRFC; translated from the exons ATGTCCGAGTTGAAGGCACCGTCAttgcagtcgctgctggaGTCGGATCGCGGCTCCACCGACAGCCTGCTGGCCGAATCATTGCAACTCGACTTTGAGGAT CTGGACGATGCAGAGTTTGCCATTCCGCCCACCGATGTCCTGCCCACCCTGGAGGCGGTGCTCAGCGAATTTGAGGCCGATTCGGACGTTGCCTCAGAGTTGGGGGTGCCGGTGCAGCATGCCACTCCCACCCCCTCGATAGGGGAGGATAGCGCTCTCCGCGGCGACGGCCGCAGCGGCGGGGGCTCGATCATGCGATACACCCTGCTGCATGGCATTTCCGCACAGCTGACATCCGCAGGGGAGCGAGTGAACGCGGGGGCGGCCAGCGCCTGTGCCGTGGCCGCCTACATAGCTGTGGGCACATCCCACGGCCACATTCTGAACTTCGATGTGACCCAGACGCTGCGCTGGGCCCACCAGGACAAGCACGGCCACGGAGCGGTCTCCAGCCTCGCCTTCAACGCGGATTCCACGAGGCTGCTGGCAGGATATGCCCGCGGACTGGTCGCCATGTTAGACACGCACTCAGGGGATGTCCTGCGAGAGCTCTTCGATGTGATAACCCCAAACACTGGAGTGCTGCACGTAAAGTGGACCTCGCGCTCGTCCCTGGCGCTCTGTGCGGATGCGGGAGGATCTGTGTGGTCGCTGAGTTTCACCCGAAAGCTGGGCATCCGTGGCTGCAGCTCGCGCTGCCTCTTCTCGGGCGCAAGGGGCGAGGTCTGTGCCGTGGAGCCGCTCATCATGGACTCGCAGGGGCGCCACGAGCTCGATCAGTACTGCATTGTGGCGCTGGCAACGCTCTCCAAGTACTTTATCGTCACTGTGCGCCCGCGCCTTCGCGTGATCAAATATCATGTGCTGCAGGGTCCAcccgactgcctgccactcctCGCCTGGCACCTGGTGCTCATCCAGGCGGCAGACACCTCGCGCTCCGTGGATCCCGTCATCGTTGTGGGCCGCGGCAATCAGCTCTTCTTCCACCAGCTCTTCGTGTCGAATGGAAGGATCACGCTGCTCTACCTGCGGCACGTGCAGCTCCATGGCAGCCTCCTCTCCGCCCACTGGCTCGGACCCAAGTGCGTGGCATCGCTGGACACCTCGGAGATCCTGCACCTGGTGGATGTGCGCTCCAGCAAGGAGCTCGAGTGCATGGATATGGCCAATGCGGGCCTCGTTTACGGCTCGGCGCAGTTCAAGGGACTGGCCACGGGTGGCAATGTCTCGCCCGCGTTCGCTCTGGCGGGCAGCAATGCCTGCTACAACTCTGTGGTGTCGCGTGGCACCCAGTTGTATGTGCTGGGCGCCCGTTCGCTGCACATCATTGGCGTGCGAACGTGGTCGGAGCGGATTAGCTACTTGGTGAAGCATCATCGGTGGCAGGAGGCCTGCCAACTGGCCCTCGATGGCTACGTTGCCTCCGTGGATCGTCCGCGGAAGCGTGCCCAAGCGAAGGAGCGCATCATAATGCTGTTCAGGGAATACATTGCCAACTCTGCGCGTGCCCCCGACTACTGCCTGGGATCAATAGTCAATTGCTTGATCACCATcggggagctggagctgctgtggACACAGCTCTGGGAGAAGCTGCAGGGCAACAGCAGGGAGCTCTTTCTGCAGCACATATCGGAGCACATCGAAAGGGAGACCATCCACAGCGTCAATCCGTTGATATCCCAGGCCCTGGTCGACTACTGGCTGGAGCGCTCGCCCGCCAAGCTGGAGAAGCTCATCCTGAAGCTGGATTGGATGTGCCTCGATCTCAATCAGGTGCTCAAGGCAGTGAAGCGGCATCGCTTGTACCGCGCACAGATCTACCTCAACACACAGGCGCTCAGCGACTATACGGCAGCGCTGACGGAGCTCCTGCCGCTGGTCACGCCACAGGAGACGGATTTGGGCAACTGCCTGCTGGTGTACGTTTCCAGTTGCCTCGCTGGCAGGGGCTATCCCACGGGGGACATACCCGCGGAGCAGGTGCAGCAGGTGAAGCACGATGTCCTGCGGTGTCTCACCTCGCAACATTCCAAGGCGGGCCGGGAGGAAGAGGAGCTGCCGTATCCCTATCTGCGGGCACTCTTGAAGTTCGATACGCGCGAGACCCTCAATGTCATCTCGCTGGCCTTTCAGGAGCGCGAATTCAGCAATGAGCTGGGCTTCTCCCATCGCAAGAGGatcatttatttgctgctcGAGATCATGACGCCCGAAAATGCCGCA TGGGCGGAAATTGGCTGCCTGTTGAACTTTATTGCCCAGCAGATCTCGATGCAGTGCCTGCCACGGGACAGGCAGCTGTTGCAGCGCGTCCTCAGCCACTTGGCGCAGGAACACATCGAGCATGAGAGCAGTCGCCAGCATTCGGAGCGGGAGAGCGCCTGGCATGAGCTGTTGTCGAGCAATTGCCTGGCGGACATCAGCGGcgacgaggagcagctggcTCTGGCAGAACGGGCGCGCTGCTACTATGTGGTGGAGTATCTCctggagaagctgcagcgGTACGAAAACATCTTGGACTGCTACATCCAGAATGAGTCCAGGCACGAGACAATGTTCGCGTACATGGAGCGACATGTGTCTGTGCCCGGGCGGTGCATTTATCCGCAGTTGAAGCAACATCTGCGACAGCTGCTGACGATCAATGCGAAGGAAACAACGCgcctgctggcgctgcacTATCCGGGGCGGAtaatggagctgctggagaccCTGCTGAAGGAGGAACGCCTGCTCTTCTGCTTCCTAAAGTGCTTGAACGAGCGCCAGTGCGAGCTGGAGGCGGAAcagatggagctgctgctggagctgtttTGCAAACTGGACACAGCCGCGGCAGTGGAGCACTTCCTGGCCACCAACTGCGGCTATCGCCTGGAGCAAGCCATTGCCATAGCAGAGCGCCATCGACTCAATCGAGCTGTGATCTACCTCTACGAGAAGCAGGAGAGCTACGCGAAAGCCTTTGAGCTCTCCATGGATATGCTGCGGGCGGCGGCAGGCGAGCcggcggtggaggaggcgcAACAGATCTCGGCTCTGCTCTCCCGATCCGTGGAGAGACTGCCGccgcaggagctggagcgctGCTGGTTCACACTGCTGCAATACATTCTGCCCCACCAGGAGCTGCAGACCATCACCAAGGCCATGCTGCACGAGGCCTCGCAGCACATCGATCTGCACAATCTCGTGCAGCTGATCATGAACACGCCCCACAATGTGAACAGCAGCTTTGGGGACATCAAGGATCTGCTGATGGGAATGCTGGACAGTTCGCGGCATCAAACGGAAGCCCTGCGCACTGCCGCAGATGCTCTTTGCCAGAACTTGCACGTGCAATTCGCGAGGCAGCAGCGTGTGGCACGGCGCGGCTTGTGGATAACCAGCACCAAATGCTGCATCTGCCGCCAGCGGCTGAGCAATCAGACACAGTTCCTCGTGATGGGCTGCTGTGGTCATGCCTTGCACGAGGACTGTCTGGCGGAGTGCCCCCAAGTGCCAGAGGAGGAGTGTCCGCGCTGCTATGCGAATATTCCACTAGGAGTTGACGGACAGAGTAGCAGCTGCCTGTGGCTCCCACAAGCCAATCGTCGCCTGTTGTCCCAATCTTCTGCCATGGAGATGGGTGCACTGCAGCTGAAGGCACCGCCCAGACGTTTCTGTTAG
- the LOC117895645 gene encoding zinc finger protein 624-like, with translation MNGLEKCRICCCPIDYNEEAYNLLQLPEVAEMFTACTDLLVDPREEYLLPSKLCCVCYEELQMCHTFRKLCIEADTKWRLQKGDSAYTIMESDDMSLSTSERTSSPAPPIEDIEVVLVDEKIRGEKPCQILKNETKEKAKKKAKKSTKVKTKKVPPKEKPVLAFKCEICSKGFVDESRLQAHMRVHDGSLLFPCTEPGCDKSFGSFQALRVHLRGHDGSGTWYTCDQESCSRSYCRKHALQVHKRKVHGIGKNIKLHVCEFCGKVMKSAKDLDIHLYTHKDKMERQYACEEPGCSQRFHSKPILAEHVLRHKGIKNFKCPHCGLKKTTKSELKAHINCHTKERTFPCPHCPKVLTSTNARKMHISAIHEQAKNYACSKCDKKFTRRTTRNYHELTHSGERTCKCEVCGLAFTQPSTLSQHRKIHKKDQAQTPLVKDKEL, from the exons atgaatGGACTGGAAAAATGCCGCATCTGTTGCTGCCCCATTGATTACAATGAAGAGGCATACAACTTGCTGCAACTGCCCGAAGTGGCTGAAATGTTCACCGCCTGCACAGATTTGTTGGTGGACCCGCGGGAGGAATACTTGTTGCCCAGCAAGCTGTGCTGTGTCTGctacgaggagctgcagatgTGCCATACGTTCCGTAAACTCTGCATAGAGGCGGACACCAAATGGCGCTTGCAGAAAGGGGACTCGGCGTATACAATTATGGAATCAGACGACATGTCGCTCTCCACATCGGAGCGCACGAGTAGCCCCGCCCCACCCATTGAAGACATCGAGGTGGTGCTGGTCGATGAAAAAATCCGAGGGGAAAAACCATGCCAAATATTAAAGAACGAAACTAAggagaaagcaaagaaaaaggcaaagaaaagcaCGAAGGTAAAGACAAAAAAG GTTCCCCCAAAGGAAAAGCCGGTTTTGGCCTTCAAGTGCGAGATCTGCTCGAAAGGGTTTGTCGATGAGAGTCGCCTGCAAGCGCACATGCGAGTACACGATGGTAGCCTGCTCTTTCCCTGCACAGAGCCTGGCTGTGACAAGAGCTTCGGTTCATTTCAGGCCCTTAGGGTACATCTGCGGGGGCACGACGGCTCGGGCACGTGGTACACGTGCGACCaggagagctgcagcaggagctacTGCAGGAAACACGCCCTGCAGGTCCACAAGCGCAAAGTCCATGGCATAGGAAAGAACATCAaattgcatgtgtgtgagttcTGCGGCAAAGTCATGAAAAGTGCGAAAGATCTTGACATCCATCTGTACACACACAAGGACAAGATGGAGAGGCAGTATGCCTGCGAGGAGCCAGGCTGCTCTCAACGTTTCCACAGTAAGCCGATACTCGCGGAACACGTGTTGCGGCACAAGGGCATCAAGAACTTCAAGTGTCCCCACTGTGGCCTCaagaagacaacaaaaagcgaGCTGAAGGCTCACATTAATTGTCACACAAAGGAGCGTACCTTTCCCTGCCCGCACTGCCCCAAGGTGTTGACGAGCACAAACGCAAGGAAGATGCACATAAGCGCAATTCACGAACAGGCCAAGAACTATGCCTGCAGCAAATGTGACAAGAAATTCACCAGGCGGACCACGCGGAATTATCACGAGTTGACGCACTCAGGCGAGCGGACATGCAAGTGTGAAGTGTGTGGCCTGGCTTTCACCCAGCCTTCGACCCTGTCCCAGCACCGAAAGATCCATAAAAAGGATCAGGCTCAGACGCCTCTTGTTAAAGATAAGGAACTTTGA